From Sporosarcina sp. Marseille-Q4943, the proteins below share one genomic window:
- a CDS encoding IS3 family transposase (programmed frameshift), which produces MAKYTLEYKLAAVNRYLEGGESYISIERSIRTPVSVVMNWVKQYQAHGIDGLIKKSYTNYSLQFKLDVLNYMSDNGTSPNETAVIFNISSPATIRAWRILFEKGGIDALTSKKKGRPSMKKESQEKRNNESPKDDTVASLHAEVAQLRMENEYPKKVECLSSEQGKITKQDKAKVIYELRLKFPVKALIKLAGIPRSTYYYWIDQFNRPDKDAELKEMIQSIYHEHKGRYGYRRIKDELENKGYNVNHKKVQRLMKELGLKCVVRMKKYRSYKGQVGKIAPNVLDRDFNSDKPNQKWVTDITEFKLFSEKLYLSPILDLFNGEIITYTLGSRPTYSLVSDMLEKSFERLTDEDELILHSDQGWHYQMKQYRHALKKNGITQSMSRKGNCYDNAVIENFFGILKSEFLYLNEFESVDHFKKELEEYMNYYNDKRIKSKLKGKSPVQYRTLAQRAA; this is translated from the exons ATGGCAAAATATACGCTTGAATATAAACTAGCTGCTGTTAATCGGTATTTGGAAGGCGGAGAAAGTTATATTTCAATTGAAAGGTCAATTAGAACACCTGTAAGCGTAGTGATGAACTGGGTAAAGCAATATCAAGCTCATGGGATAGATGGTTTAATAAAGAAAAGCTACACAAATTACTCCTTACAGTTTAAACTGGATGTACTTAATTACATGAGTGATAATGGGACGTCACCAAATGAAACAGCTGTGATTTTCAACATTTCCTCTCCAGCAACGATAAGAGCTTGGAGGATCCTTTTTGAAAAAGGTGGAATAGACGCCCTCACTTCTAAGAAAAAGGGGCGTCCATCCATGAAAAAAGAATCCCAAGAGAAACGAAATAACGAGTCTCCAAAAGATGATACTGTCGCATCTTTACATGCCGAAGTGGCACAATTACGTATGGAGAATGAGTATC CTAAAAAAGTTGAATGCCTTAGTTCAGAACAAGGGAAAATCACCAAACAAGATAAAGCGAAAGTAATCTATGAACTAAGGCTAAAATTCCCGGTTAAAGCACTTATAAAGTTGGCTGGTATACCCCGCAGCACCTATTATTACTGGATTGATCAATTCAATCGTCCTGACAAGGATGCGGAGTTAAAGGAAATGATACAGTCAATATATCATGAACACAAAGGCCGTTACGGCTATCGTCGTATCAAGGACGAATTAGAAAACAAAGGATATAATGTGAATCATAAAAAAGTGCAGCGATTAATGAAGGAATTAGGTTTGAAATGTGTTGTCCGTATGAAGAAATATCGTTCATATAAAGGGCAGGTTGGGAAGATAGCACCAAATGTGTTAGATCGTGATTTCAATTCCGATAAGCCAAATCAAAAATGGGTAACAGATATTACAGAGTTTAAGTTATTCAGTGAGAAGCTCTATCTATCTCCTATTCTTGATTTATTTAATGGTGAAATCATCACATACACTCTGGGTTCCAGGCCAACTTACTCACTGGTATCAGATATGTTAGAGAAGTCTTTTGAGCGATTGACGGATGAGGATGAACTGATTCTTCATTCAGACCAGGGATGGCATTACCAAATGAAACAGTATCGCCATGCCTTGAAAAAAAACGGAATAACACAGAGTATGTCCCGTAAGGGAAACTGTTATGACAACGCTGTGATTGAGAACTTCTTCGGGATCTTGAAGTCTGAATTTCTTTATTTAAATGAATTTGAAAGTGTTGATCATTTTAAAAAAGAACTTGAAGAATATATGAATTACTATAATGACAAGCGTATCAAGTCTAAATTAAAAGGCAAGAGCCCTGTACAATACCGGACTCTTGCCCAACGCGCAGCTTAA
- a CDS encoding alpha/beta hydrolase, which translates to MKHIFKQGADPSKPTLLLLHGTGGTEQDLLPLAGLIDPEASVLSVRGNVLENGMPRFFRRLAEGVFDEEDLVFRTQELHAFLDEAAEEHGFDRSNIVAVGYSNGANIAASLLFHYADSLKGAVLHHPMVPRRGIELPNLAGIPVFIAAGKNDPICPAQETTELQELLTAAGASTEVHWEMNGHSLTRTEVEAATEWYRKNL; encoded by the coding sequence ATGAAACATATTTTCAAGCAAGGAGCCGATCCATCTAAACCGACGCTTCTTTTATTGCATGGAACAGGCGGGACGGAGCAGGATTTATTGCCGCTCGCGGGATTGATTGACCCGGAAGCTTCCGTACTAAGTGTGCGGGGGAATGTGCTGGAAAATGGGATGCCGCGATTTTTCCGAAGACTCGCGGAAGGTGTTTTCGACGAGGAGGATCTTGTCTTCCGTACGCAAGAATTGCACGCGTTTCTCGATGAGGCGGCGGAAGAGCATGGGTTTGACAGGTCGAATATTGTCGCTGTCGGTTATTCGAACGGCGCAAATATTGCGGCGAGCCTATTGTTCCATTATGCTGATTCGTTGAAGGGTGCCGTTCTGCATCATCCTATGGTGCCAAGGCGAGGAATTGAACTTCCTAATTTAGCAGGAATTCCAGTGTTCATTGCAGCAGGGAAGAATGATCCGATCTGTCCGGCGCAGGAGACGACGGAGCTGCAGGAACTACTGACGGCAGCTGGTGCGTCGACAGAAGTCCATTGGGAAATGAATGGACATTCGTTGACGCGGACGGAAGTGGAAGCGGCTACGGAATGGTATCGTAAAAACTTGTAA